A window of Kiloniellales bacterium genomic DNA:
CATGGTCCGCGGCATGACCCTGGTCCCGTCTTCCATCGAGCTGATCGGCGCCGAGGTCGAGCTGGTATCGGCGCGCGACCGGGAATTCAAGCTGCGCAACGCGCTGAAGGGCGCGGCGGACCGCTTCGACTTCGTGCTGATCGATTGCCCGCCCGCGCTCGGCCTCCTCACTCTGAACGCCCTGGTCGCCGCCCACGCCGTCCTGGTGCCCCTGCAGACGGAGTTCTATGCCCTGGAGGGACTGTCCCACTTGTTGAGCACGGTCGAGCGGGTGAAGCGCGGGTTCAATCCGGCCCTGGAGATTCAAGGGATCGTCCTGACCATGGTCGACCGGCGCAACAACCTCTCCGAAATGGTCGCGCGCGACGTCCGGGCCCACCTCGGCTCCAAGGTCTATGAAACCGTGATTCCAAGAAACGTCCGGGTCTCCGAGGCGCCGTCCCACGGCAAGCCGGTGCTGCTCTACGATATGCACTGCGCCGGTTCGCAGGCTTACATCCATCTGGCCGGAGAGATCCTGAAGAACGAGCAGGCTGGCGGTACCCTTGATCCCTTTCTTGTTTCCTAACCCAGACGAGACGTAGTGGTGGCCAGCGAACAAAGAACCAACCTCGGACGCGGTCTTGCCGCCCTGTTCGGCGAAGAGGACCAGGACTACGCCGACCTCGACAGGGTGCGCGCCTCGAAGCAGGTCCCGGTCGGGAACATCCATCCCAATCCGAAACAGCCCCGCCGGCACTTCGATACCGAGGCGATCCAGGAGCTGGCCAACTCGATCCGTGAGAACGGGATCCTGCAGCCGATCGTCGTCCGGCGCCACCCGGAGCGGCCGAGCGATTTCGAGATCGTCGCCGGCGAGCGGCGCTGGCGTGCGGCGCAGCTTGCGCAGCTGCACGACGTGCCGGTCATCATCCGCGAGCTCAGCGACCAGCAGTGCCTGGAAATCGCCCTGGTCGAGAACGTCCAGCGACAGGACCTCAACCCCCTGGAGGAAGCCGCGGCCTACGAGCGGCTGATCCAGGAGTTCGAATACAGCCAGGAAGCCCTGGCCGTGGCGGTCGGCAAGAGCCGCAGCCACGTCGCCAACACGCTACGCCTGCTGTCCCTGCCGGCAGGCGTCAAGACCCTGGTCGCCGACGGCCGGATCAGTGCCGGACACGCCCGAGCCCTCCTCACGTCGACGGACCCCGAGGCGGCCGCGAAGAAGGTGCTCGCCGAGGGCATGAGCGTGCGCCAGGCCGAAGACATGGCGCGCGAGGACAGCGGTCGGCGGAAGCGCCCCAAGCAGAAGAAATCGCCGCCCAAGGATCCCGATACAGCCGCGCTCGAACGGGACCTGACGGCCCTGCTCGGCATGAAGGTCACGGTGGATTTCCAGGGCGAGGGCGGCCGCCTCTCGATCTTCTATCGCTCGGTCGAGCAGCTCGACGATCTCCTCAAGCGATTCGAGGCGCCGGCCACAACAGCGTGACCCACTGGCGTTAAGATTATTTTCCTAGTTTCGTGCCCGGGGCGCCTTGGCCGCTAGCTCTAGCAGCGTCCGCCGGGCCAGCAGCTCGGCCGGCGCGCCGCTGGTCTTGCAGCGCCGCTCGGTCTCGACCAGCTGCTCCAGCGCCCGCGCCAAGCGCGCCGGCGTCCACCGCCGGCACTGATCCAGAAAGCGGG
This region includes:
- a CDS encoding ParA family protein, which produces MRPYLVEGTPPPRRAARVLAIANQKGGVGKTTTAINLATALAACDKRVLVVDLDPQGNATTGLGLLRSNRARSIYQVLTEGCAIDFVEVETMVRGMTLVPSSIELIGAEVELVSARDREFKLRNALKGAADRFDFVLIDCPPALGLLTLNALVAAHAVLVPLQTEFYALEGLSHLLSTVERVKRGFNPALEIQGIVLTMVDRRNNLSEMVARDVRAHLGSKVYETVIPRNVRVSEAPSHGKPVLLYDMHCAGSQAYIHLAGEILKNEQAGGTLDPFLVS
- a CDS encoding ParB/RepB/Spo0J family partition protein; translated protein: MASEQRTNLGRGLAALFGEEDQDYADLDRVRASKQVPVGNIHPNPKQPRRHFDTEAIQELANSIRENGILQPIVVRRHPERPSDFEIVAGERRWRAAQLAQLHDVPVIIRELSDQQCLEIALVENVQRQDLNPLEEAAAYERLIQEFEYSQEALAVAVGKSRSHVANTLRLLSLPAGVKTLVADGRISAGHARALLTSTDPEAAAKKVLAEGMSVRQAEDMAREDSGRRKRPKQKKSPPKDPDTAALERDLTALLGMKVTVDFQGEGGRLSIFYRSVEQLDDLLKRFEAPATTA